In the Salmo trutta chromosome 33, fSalTru1.1, whole genome shotgun sequence genome, one interval contains:
- the LOC115172105 gene encoding uncharacterized protein DDB_G0271670-like: NSSSSSSKGSSSNSSSGNSRSSSSSSSSSSSSTASNSSSSSNSSSSSSSSSSSSSSSSSSSSSSSRSSSSSNSSSSSSSSSSSSSSSSSSSSKSSSSSRSSSSSISNSSRSSSSNSSSSSSSSSSSSSNSSSSNSSSSSNSSSSNSSSSSNSSSSSSSSSNSSSSSSSSSNSCSSSSNSSSSSSSGSSNSSSSSSSSSKSSSSSSNSSSSSSNSSGSNNSSSSSSNSSSSSNSSSSSSNSSSSSGSNSSSSNSSISSSSSKRSSSSSNSSSSSSSSSSSSSNSSSSSNSSSTSNSSSSSNSSSNSNSSSNSNSSSSSNSSSSSNSSSISSSSSKRSSSSSNSSSSSSNSSSSSSNSSSSSNSSSSTSNSSSSSNSSSSSSNSSSSSNSSSSTSNSSSSSSSSSSSSSSSSSSSSSSSNSSSSSRNSSSSSSNSNSSSSSSSSSSSSSSSSSSSSSSSSSSSSSSSSSSSSSSSSSSSSSSNSSSSSSSSSSNSSSSSNSSSSSSNSNSSSSNSSSSTSNSSSSTSNSSSSSSSSSSSSSSSNSSSSSSSSSSSSSSSSSSSSSSSSSSSSSSSSSSSSSSSSNSSSSSSSNSSSS; the protein is encoded by the exons aacagtagcagcagtagtagtaaaggcagtagtagtaacagcagtagtggtaacagtaggagcagtagtagtagcagtagtagtagtagtagtagcacagccagtaacagcagcagtagtagtaacagtagcagcagtagtagtagtagtagtagtagtagtagtagtagtagcagcagtagtagtagtagtagtagaagcagcagtagtagtaacagtagcagcagtagtagtagtagtagtagcagtagtagtagtagtagcagcagcagcagtaagagtagcagcagtagcagaagtagtagcagcagcatcagtaacagcagtaggagtagtagtagtaacagcagcagcagcagcagcagtagcagcagcagtagtagtaacagtagcagcagtaacagcagcagtagtagtaacagtagcagcagtaacagcagcagtagtagtaacagtagcagcagcagtagcagtagcagtaacagtagtagtagcagcagcagtagtagtaacagctgcagcagtagcagtaacagtagcagcagcagtagcagcggtagcagtaacagcagcagcagtagcagcagtagcagtaaaagtagcagcagcagcagtaacagtagcagc agtagcagtaacagcagtggtagtaacaacagcagcagtagtagcagtaacagcagcagtagcagtaacagcagcagcagtagtagtaacagcagcagcagcagtggtagtaacagcagcagcagtaacagcagcattagcagcagtagcagtaaacgcagcagcagtagcagtaacagcagcagcagtagtagtagtagcagcagcagtagtagtaacagcagcagtagtagtaacagcagcagtactagtaacagcagcagcagtagtaacagcagcagcaatagtaacagcagcagcaatagtaacagcagcagcagtagtaacagcagcagcagtagtaacagcagcagcattagcagcagtagcagtaaacgcagcagcagtagcagtaacagcagcagcagtagtagtaacagcagcagcagtagtagtaacagcagcagcagtagtaacagcagcagcagtactagtaacagcagcagcagtagtaacagcagcagcagtagtagtaacagcagcagcagtagtaacagcagcagcagtactagtaacagcagcagc agcagcagcagtagtagcagtagcagtagcagcagtagcagtagtagcagcagtagtagtaacagcagcagcagtagccgtaacagcagcagcagtagcagtaacagcaacagcagtagcagtagtagcagcagcagcagtagtagcagtagcagcagcagcagtagtagcagtagcagcagcagcagtagtagtagcagcagcagtagtagcagcagcagcagtagtagcagtagcagcagcagcagtaacagcagcagtagtagcagcagtagtagtagtaacagtagcagtagtagtaacagcagcagtagtagtagtaacagcaacagcagtagtagtaacagcagcagcagtactagtaacagcagcagcagtactagtaacagcagcagcagcagtagtagcagtagcagcagcagcagtagcagcaacagcagtagtagcagtagcagcagcagcagtagtagcagcagcagcagtagtagcagtagcagcagcagcagtagtagcagtagcagcagcagcagtagtagcagtagcagcagcagcagtaacagcagcagcagcagtagtagtaacagcagcagcagt